The following proteins come from a genomic window of Dreissena polymorpha isolate Duluth1 chromosome 1, UMN_Dpol_1.0, whole genome shotgun sequence:
- the LOC127831767 gene encoding uncharacterized protein LOC127831767, whose amino-acid sequence MNAVSALQISPNYITCAYKKIFETAAYKSLLQTEDENDTLSSDRDIAAKAVDAETFKVLSRSPLVHVDKSNSCIYTSASALVLQRSASQNDELCAWDVCERAHSASAYTHHRVDHAGFDGLFGRTSRFANFGAASPNVKNFSYSLRRIPSKDRLGSSKKRLDRSKTSSQGSAEPNKRDPGVTTPMACTTKTAVQRFRHFRRSCSYMDQYREEYTYKRLLESADKHPLPNDAVLLSACGSPNCSGLVTSSHYEHRWYPKQSVKPPAKVFESATTTSVNYAAPLPKRTPVLKKRPAPMISTKALASTRYVMQQVTRVMDEVFGCLKTSTDVPVSPGMYRIGLFATSLQVHSYNPTKSVRPVARSKQPSEGTLQNSEPMQFNRNN is encoded by the exons ATCAGCCCAAATTACATAACATGCGCTTACAAGAAAATCTTCGAGACTGCGGCTTACAAATCGTTACTTCAGACAGAGGACGAAAACGACACGTTAAGCTC GGACAGAGATATTGCCGCAAAAGCAGTGGACGCGGAGACATTTAAAGTTCTGTCACGTTCGCCGCTTGTCCATGTGGACAAGAGTAACTCGTGCATTTACACTAGTGCGTCGGCGTTAGTACTTCAACGGAGCGCGAGCCAGAAT GACGAACTGTGTGCTTGGGACGTCTGCGAGAGAGCGCACTCAGCAAGCGCATACACGCACCACCGCGTGGATCATGCCGGTTTCGATGGGTTGTTCGGACGAACCAGTCGCTTTGCTAACTTTGGCGCAGCATCGCCCAACGTGAAGAACTTCTCATACTCGCTACGGCGGATCCCGTCCAAGGATCGGCTTGGGTCGTCAAAGAAACGCCTCGATCGAAGCAAAACCAGCAGTCAGGGATCAGCGGAACCTAACAAGCGTGACCCAGGGGTCACAACCCCCATGGCGTGCACTACTAAAACGGCCGTTCAGCGCTTCAGACATTTTAGGCGTTCCTGCAGTTATATGGACCAATATAG GGAGGAGTATACCTACAAGCGACTACTCGAGTCTGCTGACAAGCATCCTCTTCCCAACGACGCCGTGCTATTGAGCGCATGCGGGAGCCCAAATTGTTCCGGGCTGGTAACGTCATCGCATTACGAGCACCGCTGGTACCCAAAACAGAGTGTTAAGCCACCCGCAAAAGTGTTTGAGAGCGCGACAACCACGAGCGTCAATTACGCGGCACCTCTGCCGAAGCGTACTCCAGTATTGAAGAAACGACCAGCGCCAATGATATCAACGAAAGCGCTAGCCTCAACGCGATATGTCATG CAACAAGTAACGCGGGTCATGGATGAAGTGTTTGGCTGCCTGAAAACATCGACCGATGTGCCAGTAAGTCCTGGAATGTATCGGATTGGGCTATTCGCCACCTCCCTTCAAGTGCACAGTTACAACCCGACAAAGTCGGTCCGACCGGTCGCTCGGTCTAAACAGCCTAGCGAAGGAACACTTCAGAACTCTGAACCAATGCAGTTCAATAGAAATAACTAA